In Thermofilum pendens Hrk 5, the sequence TGAAAGCCGGAGGAACAGCATTTAGCGGCGGTACGGGTCTGGGTAAACGGGGAAGCGAGAAATAACCAGCTGAGAACAATTTTGGAGGGTTGCCCGACACTGTCGTAGAGCTACGCGCTGGGCGGGCCTTCACTTCCCGGAGAGGTTCCTCGCCGCGCGCAGGAAGACTGCCTCGTAGCGGAGCACTAGCGATGCTAGGGGCTTTAGCGGTGTGCCGCGCAGGGCTTGCCCGAGGACTTCGATATCTCCCCCGTCGATGCAGCCGAAGAGGGGGGCGAGCGCCCCGTAGGCGAGGGCGTAGGCTGTAGCCGTCGCGGCTACGCGTAGGGCTGGGTGCACGTTGAGAAGCGCTAGGGGGGCTAGCGGGGCGAGCGCGGCTAGCGCCGCCGCGCATGTTCTGGTAGCGTGCAGGAAGTCTACCTCTGCCCCCACCCTGCGCGCTCTCCACACGCCGTATGCCGCCGAGGAGGCCGAGGAGGCTACGAGGGAGGCTACGAGCCCGTATAGCCCTAGCCTCTGCGTGAGGGGGGCGGCGAGCGGTAGGAGTACCGCGAGCCCGGCTAGCGAGGCTTCGAGGTTGGCCCTCGTGTCGCCTACCCCTTGGAAGAAGCTCGGCAGCGCCGCTGTCCCCAGCCCGGAGAGCAGGAGGGAGGCCGAGTACAGCGAGAGGTAGCCCGGCGCGAGCGCGTATTCCCGGCCGTAAACGAGGGCGACGAGGTCCCGGGACTCTACTGCCGCGTAGACCCCGGCTGGGACGAGGATTAGCCCGGTGTAGCGCGCGGCGTAGCGGAAGAACCTCCCGGAGTCATCGCCGCTGAGCCTCGAGAACGCCGGGAGGAGGGAGAGGGAGATGGGGGCTACGAGTAGCTGGATGAGGGCGGCGAAGTTCATCGCTACCTTGAAGTTCCCCACCTCTACGTCCGTCGCGAACCAGGCGGCTACGGAGTTCTGGTATATCCCCGAGAGGGTTCCCAGGACGCTCGACGCGTACAGCGGTAGCCCGTAGCCCAGCAGGGGTTT encodes:
- a CDS encoding oligosaccharide flippase family protein → MESRQSIGSAVSETAASAVSILGGQASATLVAGIASILLARILGPEGYGKYALATTVASLLSIFTDFGVSAAVAREASRRGREGVAGLVGLALAFTLASALVSTALGALLSERLTLLLLNRAEMVQLTLLALPTVFLNSALNFSYFALLGLGDTASLAALPVIRDLSRSVLSLALAAAYGVPGAVAGLVAGYALAAASGLAALYRRLGRLPLAPAGELKPLLGYGLPLYASSVLGTLSGIYQNSVAAWFATDVEVGNFKVAMNFAALIQLLVAPISLSLLPAFSRLSGDDSGRFFRYAARYTGLILVPAGVYAAVESRDLVALVYGREYALAPGYLSLYSASLLLSGLGTAALPSFFQGVGDTRANLEASLAGLAVLLPLAAPLTQRLGLYGLVASLVASSASSAAYGVWRARRVGAEVDFLHATRTCAAALAALAPLAPLALLNVHPALRVAATATAYALAYGALAPLFGCIDGGDIEVLGQALRGTPLKPLASLVLRYEAVFLRAARNLSGK